A single Thiohalobacter thiocyanaticus DNA region contains:
- a CDS encoding MBL fold metallo-hydrolase: MPGYQVLVRLSQALILSGALAAPALAEPDGSLQNPGSAERHPDNRLPPNAIDTDTLPRIVIDADAPDDRPLPYYQLAPDTYFLYGNIAQVNERNRGFNGNAGFVVTTEGVVVIDSLGTPELGHRLIATIRSVTDRPIRYLILTHSHPDHAYGAAAFRELDAEVTVIGHPGILDYLGTPVLQESADYRRDILGADMRGFEGVAPDVLIDRPRLGIPYSLELGDERFDIYNAGKHHSYGDLVVHQSGEDILWISDLAFNQRTTFMGDGNSIQALEAQDWLLQTFPHARLMVPGHGSAQTPPFPMVEKTRAYIQRLRDEMAAAIDDGLTLSEAVEQSHFTDWADVPLYEENHRRNANFVYLEMEMALF; the protein is encoded by the coding sequence ATGCCCGGCTATCAGGTACTGGTGCGTTTGTCGCAGGCGCTGATTCTGAGCGGCGCACTCGCCGCTCCGGCCCTGGCCGAACCCGACGGCAGCCTGCAGAACCCCGGTTCTGCCGAGCGCCATCCCGACAACCGGCTGCCGCCCAATGCCATCGATACCGACACTCTGCCCCGCATCGTCATCGATGCTGACGCCCCGGACGACAGGCCCCTGCCCTATTACCAGCTGGCGCCCGACACCTATTTCCTCTATGGCAATATCGCTCAGGTCAACGAGCGCAACCGTGGCTTCAACGGCAACGCCGGCTTCGTGGTCACCACCGAAGGGGTAGTGGTCATCGACAGCCTGGGCACGCCGGAACTCGGCCATCGCCTGATCGCCACCATCCGCAGTGTCACCGACCGGCCGATCCGCTACCTCATCCTCACCCACAGCCATCCGGACCATGCCTACGGCGCCGCCGCCTTTCGCGAACTCGACGCTGAAGTCACTGTCATCGGCCATCCCGGCATCCTCGACTACCTCGGCACACCGGTGCTACAGGAATCGGCCGATTACCGCCGTGACATCCTGGGCGCGGACATGCGCGGCTTCGAGGGCGTTGCGCCCGATGTACTCATCGACCGACCCCGACTGGGCATTCCGTATTCACTCGAACTGGGAGATGAACGCTTCGATATCTACAATGCCGGCAAACACCACTCCTATGGTGATCTGGTGGTGCACCAGAGCGGAGAGGACATTCTGTGGATCTCGGATCTGGCCTTCAACCAGCGCACCACCTTCATGGGCGACGGCAACAGCATCCAGGCCCTCGAGGCGCAGGACTGGCTGCTGCAAACCTTCCCGCACGCCCGCCTGATGGTGCCTGGCCACGGCAGCGCCCAGACCCCGCCCTTCCCCATGGTCGAAAAGACCCGCGCCTACATTCAGCGCCTGCGTGACGAAATGGCCGCCGCCATCGACGACGGCCTCACCCTCAGCGAGGCGGTGGAGCAGTCGCATTTCACGGACTGGGCTGACGTACCCCTGTACGAGGAGAACCACAGGCGCAATGCCAATTTCGTCTATCTGGAAATGGAGATGGCGCTGTTCTGA